One window from the genome of Gemmatimonadota bacterium encodes:
- a CDS encoding lipocalin-like domain-containing protein produces MSLRNNAALPLAALAVLALVAAPGQSVAQDDAMAEDQSVEGAWVVTNWEGPEESYEAQPGMFIFTGTHYAIMYVNASEARGGYDAEAGMTDEERTHAYQTLVANAGRYSVEGDQLTTIAYVAKDMNYMGDFPGNAQPYTIHFAGDVLHISYGEDTFRAGWTATLQKVEGMSME; encoded by the coding sequence ATGTCGCTCAGGAACAACGCCGCTCTCCCGTTGGCCGCGCTCGCCGTGTTGGCGCTCGTTGCCGCACCCGGCCAATCGGTCGCCCAGGACGACGCCATGGCCGAGGACCAGTCCGTCGAGGGCGCGTGGGTGGTCACGAACTGGGAGGGCCCGGAGGAGTCCTACGAGGCCCAACCGGGGATGTTCATCTTCACCGGCACGCACTACGCGATCATGTACGTGAACGCGAGCGAAGCCCGCGGCGGCTACGACGCCGAGGCCGGGATGACCGACGAAGAACGGACCCACGCGTATCAGACCCTCGTGGCGAACGCGGGTCGCTACTCGGTGGAAGGCGACCAACTCACGACGATCGCCTATGTGGCGAAGGACATGAACTACATGGGCGACTTCCCCGGCAACGCGCAGCCCTACACGATCCACTTCGCGGGCGACGTGCTGCACATCTCCTACGGGGAAGACACGTTTCGCGCCGGCTGGACTGCGACGCTGCAGAAGGTGGAAGGGATGTCGATGGAGTGA